The following are from one region of the Polyangiaceae bacterium genome:
- a CDS encoding HD domain-containing protein: MPQMTLAPDQSNKTRAIQAVARAVELAEDGESNIEVVAISDLDLEGLKGTDLRPLLDRMIVAKHADLGLDALLLAGVLDRLLPEVQAMVGFGDGEWRHKDVWKHTKQVVTQAVPRLNIRWAALFHDIGKVRTRSFGDNGEVHFFGHEVVGARMFDKLEKRQRFFSSEETLRDSIRFLVLNHLRAGQYDSHWTDSAVRRFHKEIGENLDDLLCLSRADITTKRALKKKKGIAKINELGTRIKELAELDARVPPLPKGVGNELMTHFKLPPSRLLGDIKRALEAACEAGELKANQESGYYVQFVAEHPERFGLK; the protein is encoded by the coding sequence ATGCCGCAAATGACGCTAGCCCCCGACCAGAGCAACAAGACACGCGCCATCCAAGCGGTGGCCCGAGCCGTGGAGCTTGCTGAGGACGGTGAGTCCAACATCGAGGTCGTCGCCATCAGCGACCTCGACCTCGAGGGCCTCAAAGGCACGGATCTTCGACCGCTGCTCGATCGCATGATCGTGGCAAAGCACGCCGACCTCGGCCTCGACGCGCTGCTGCTCGCTGGCGTGCTCGACCGCTTGCTGCCCGAGGTGCAAGCGATGGTCGGTTTTGGTGATGGGGAGTGGCGCCACAAGGACGTGTGGAAGCACACGAAGCAGGTCGTGACTCAAGCCGTGCCGCGCCTGAACATCCGCTGGGCGGCGCTGTTTCACGACATCGGCAAGGTGCGCACGCGGTCCTTCGGAGACAACGGCGAGGTGCACTTCTTCGGGCACGAGGTGGTGGGCGCCCGCATGTTCGACAAGCTCGAGAAGCGCCAGCGCTTCTTCTCCAGCGAGGAGACGCTGCGCGACTCGATCCGCTTCTTGGTGCTGAATCACCTGCGCGCCGGTCAGTACGACAGCCACTGGACTGACAGCGCCGTCCGCCGCTTCCACAAGGAAATTGGCGAAAACCTCGACGACTTGCTCTGCCTCTCCCGCGCCGACATCACCACCAAGCGCGCACTGAAGAAGAAGAAGGGCATCGCCAAGATCAACGAGCTCGGTACGCGCATCAAGGAGCTCGCGGAGCTCGATGCGCGGGTGCCGCCGTTACCGAAGGGTGTGGGCAACGAGCTGATGACCCACTTCAAGTTGCCGCCTTCGCGCTTGCTCGGCGACATCAAGCGAGCCCTTGAGGCCGCCTGCGAGGCAGGCGAACTCAAGGCAAATCAAGAGTCGGGCTACTACGTGCAGTTCGTAGCGGAGCACCCGGAGCGTTTCGGTCTAAAATAG
- a CDS encoding VWA domain-containing protein: protein MRAWRLGSIFASLVVYAACSASEGDPAATGGAAGTGGASGSSGQGGSAGSSAQGGSAGFLDADVPDNHFDLDAACVGTSVKPEHKPLGSLLVVDRSKSMDVATGGGTRWQALNSALTSFLADTDTEALQLGLVLFPEFLSGSPPSSCVDDNDCGAYGPCQDLGSFDQCFAALGSAPYVSCEAVDYAPTVAIGPATSVASGITSSIAGVTPAGNTPTSAALLAAIDSLRSWGADHTDHHLAVILATDGDPTDCLPTDANSIAQIAADGLAGSPSVSTFVLGVGINSSPLQQIAAAGTEPDVGVVFADVGSNASQNLTDALRSVRIEALGCDFLLPEGPPGQTLDYGKINFSVYSGGQESQVPRVSDANQCGNEAGWYYTGDPSMPTGITACPAVCDQLKSGSVDKVEYLLGCDTVVK from the coding sequence ATGAGGGCATGGCGACTCGGGAGCATCTTCGCAAGTCTGGTTGTCTACGCCGCGTGCTCCGCGAGCGAAGGCGACCCCGCGGCAACCGGTGGCGCTGCTGGCACGGGTGGCGCTAGTGGTAGCTCGGGTCAGGGTGGCAGTGCTGGGTCCAGCGCCCAAGGGGGCAGCGCAGGCTTCCTCGACGCTGACGTGCCCGACAACCACTTCGATCTCGACGCCGCGTGCGTAGGCACCTCGGTCAAACCTGAGCACAAGCCATTGGGCAGCCTGCTCGTGGTGGACCGCTCGAAGAGCATGGACGTCGCCACTGGCGGCGGGACGCGTTGGCAGGCGCTCAACAGCGCGCTGACTTCGTTCCTTGCGGATACGGATACGGAGGCTCTGCAGCTCGGGCTGGTGCTGTTCCCGGAGTTCTTGAGCGGCAGTCCGCCGAGCTCTTGCGTCGATGACAACGACTGTGGCGCGTACGGCCCGTGTCAGGACCTCGGTAGCTTCGATCAATGCTTCGCGGCCCTGGGTAGCGCGCCCTACGTTTCCTGCGAGGCCGTAGACTACGCGCCCACCGTGGCGATCGGCCCAGCGACGAGCGTCGCAAGCGGCATCACCAGCAGCATTGCCGGCGTCACGCCCGCGGGGAACACACCCACTTCAGCCGCCTTGCTCGCGGCCATCGATAGCCTCCGCAGCTGGGGTGCGGATCACACCGATCACCACCTGGCGGTGATCCTGGCGACGGACGGGGACCCCACGGACTGTCTCCCCACGGATGCAAACAGCATCGCACAGATCGCGGCAGATGGCCTGGCAGGGTCGCCAAGCGTCTCCACCTTCGTGCTTGGCGTCGGCATCAACAGCAGCCCGCTGCAGCAAATCGCCGCGGCTGGTACCGAACCCGACGTCGGCGTGGTGTTCGCCGATGTCGGCAGCAACGCCTCACAAAACCTGACTGACGCGCTCCGCAGCGTGCGCATCGAAGCCTTGGGCTGCGACTTCTTGCTACCGGAAGGGCCTCCCGGGCAGACCCTCGACTACGGCAAGATCAACTTCAGCGTCTACTCTGGGGGTCAGGAGAGCCAGGTGCCGCGGGTGTCCGACGCAAATCAGTGCGGAAACGAAGCCGGGTGGTACTACACTGGGGATCCCTCCATGCCGACGGGCATCACCGCTTGCCCCGCCGTGTGCGATCAGCTGAAGAGTGGGAGCGTGGACAAAGTCGAGTACCTGCTCGGCTGCGACACGGTCGTGAAATGA
- a CDS encoding LLM class flavin-dependent oxidoreductase — MHQPTGLLAFWKNYDRKTYLEAAILADKLGYDSFWLPEVWGYEVFSLLTEIALNTKRIKLGTGIVNVYSRSPALIAMQAATLQEISGGRLMLGVGSSGKNVVEGFHGRPFEKPLTQVRDVIRVVRTLLDGRPLNEADAKLWNYRPFTLEVKPPKKPVPIYVAALKPKAIESIGEMADGWMPVFWPYEKLEEGRKWIAEGAKKAGRNPNTIVTAPFTTAIPLPGRQAAKKARELIAFYVGGMGDYYKELLTNFGYGEECERIAELYKDKATRSQAEDAVTDEMIEALTVSGNPLHCVRELRRRRDYGLDLPIITLPPNLPGWALKAFIVTMAPRRFP; from the coding sequence ATGCATCAGCCGACTGGACTGCTCGCGTTCTGGAAGAACTACGACCGTAAGACCTATCTCGAGGCAGCGATCCTCGCGGATAAGCTTGGGTACGATTCCTTCTGGCTGCCCGAGGTGTGGGGCTACGAAGTGTTTAGTCTCCTCACGGAAATAGCGCTGAACACCAAGCGCATCAAGCTCGGCACCGGCATCGTCAACGTGTACAGCCGGAGCCCCGCGTTGATCGCGATGCAGGCGGCGACGCTGCAGGAGATCAGCGGCGGACGCCTGATGCTGGGTGTGGGCAGCAGCGGCAAGAACGTCGTGGAGGGCTTCCACGGTCGCCCCTTCGAGAAGCCGCTGACCCAGGTGCGGGACGTGATCCGTGTCGTGCGCACGCTGCTGGATGGTCGGCCCTTGAACGAGGCCGACGCGAAGCTGTGGAATTACCGCCCGTTCACCCTGGAAGTGAAGCCGCCGAAGAAGCCGGTGCCGATCTACGTGGCTGCGCTGAAGCCCAAGGCGATCGAGAGCATTGGTGAGATGGCCGACGGCTGGATGCCGGTGTTTTGGCCCTACGAAAAGCTCGAAGAAGGTCGCAAGTGGATCGCTGAAGGCGCCAAGAAGGCTGGACGCAATCCAAACACCATCGTGACGGCGCCGTTCACCACGGCGATCCCGCTGCCAGGGCGCCAAGCCGCAAAGAAGGCGCGCGAGCTGATCGCCTTCTACGTCGGCGGCATGGGTGACTACTACAAGGAGCTGCTCACGAACTTTGGCTACGGCGAAGAGTGCGAGCGCATCGCCGAGCTCTACAAGGACAAGGCCACCCGCAGCCAAGCGGAAGACGCCGTGACCGATGAGATGATCGAGGCGCTCACCGTGAGCGGCAATCCGCTGCACTGCGTGCGTGAGCTGCGCCGCCGCCGCGACTACGGCTTGGACTTGCCGATCATCACCCTACCGCCGAACCTGCCGGGCTGGGCGCTGAAGGCGTTCATCGTCACCATGGCGCCGCGCCGCTTTCCGTGA
- a CDS encoding asparaginase, whose product MRRIALISTGGTIEKTYDELRGVLENKVSVLDVMLGSLELRGVSISRVALMNKDSLDMHEADHELIRDSAWNLCKSQDGVVIVHGTDRLAHTGEVLCRPGTPPVPIVLTGAMRPYQLRSTDALQNLTEALLAVQLVKPGVYVAMHNQVHQFPGVIKDRALGSFVKPQA is encoded by the coding sequence ATGCGCCGCATCGCCTTGATCTCCACCGGTGGCACCATCGAGAAGACCTATGACGAGCTGCGCGGCGTGCTCGAGAACAAAGTCAGCGTGCTCGACGTGATGCTCGGGTCGCTCGAGCTGCGCGGCGTGTCCATCTCCCGCGTGGCGCTGATGAACAAGGACAGCTTGGACATGCACGAGGCGGATCACGAGCTGATTCGGGACAGCGCGTGGAACCTCTGCAAGAGCCAGGACGGCGTGGTGATCGTCCACGGCACGGATCGCCTGGCCCACACGGGTGAGGTGCTGTGTCGCCCGGGCACGCCCCCGGTGCCGATCGTGCTGACCGGCGCGATGCGCCCGTATCAGCTGCGCTCGACGGACGCGCTACAAAACCTGACGGAAGCGCTGCTCGCGGTGCAGCTGGTCAAGCCAGGTGTCTACGTGGCGATGCACAACCAGGTGCATCAGTTCCCAGGGGTGATCAAAGACCGCGCCCTGGGAAGCTTCGTCAAACCTCAAGCTTGA
- a CDS encoding AarF/ABC1/UbiB kinase family protein produces the protein MWRSLRVLWLFWSIFFSYGWQWILSKLPLPTGLRQRVEARWEAVHQKNAARLASGFTRLRGIFIKLGQVLSVLGGFLPRAYGRALEKLQDEVPPRPFSEVKERLTEALGDNPLAEFKSFSEEPLAAASLAQVHEAVTKDGRRVAVKLLYPGIQTLIRRDLATIRTLLPVIRRLILVSRVDRVLDQLSAMLNRETDYANERKNIARMHQVFDGMPNVVIPEVVDELSAASVLTMSFEVGSKITDLKAYESMQLEPKAVASLLVECYFRMLFTARIFHADPHPGNFLVRVPEGQAAPTLVILDHGAVEEVTDALAQGMQTVVLGALTRSDDQIIDGLEKMGFVAPGGDRELLAGVAKEYLKVLANVQIDDFSKLDRDTVEKLAGFDQTRGRLREIMRNIEYPEGYFYVERTLVLLFGLVGQLAPKEGLPGLIAPFASQAFLAMATTTPQA, from the coding sequence GTGTGGCGCTCCCTGCGTGTGCTGTGGCTGTTCTGGAGCATCTTCTTCTCCTACGGCTGGCAGTGGATCTTGAGCAAGCTGCCGCTCCCCACTGGGCTACGCCAGCGTGTCGAGGCGCGCTGGGAAGCAGTGCACCAAAAGAACGCCGCGCGACTGGCATCAGGCTTCACGCGGCTACGCGGGATCTTCATCAAGCTCGGTCAGGTGTTGAGCGTGCTGGGTGGCTTCTTGCCGCGAGCGTACGGGCGCGCTCTGGAGAAGCTGCAAGACGAAGTTCCGCCGCGACCCTTCAGTGAGGTGAAGGAGCGCCTGACCGAAGCGCTGGGGGACAACCCACTGGCGGAGTTCAAGAGCTTCTCAGAGGAGCCCCTGGCTGCGGCTTCGCTAGCTCAAGTCCACGAAGCGGTCACCAAGGACGGTCGGCGCGTGGCAGTGAAGCTGCTCTACCCGGGGATCCAGACGCTGATCCGCCGGGATCTAGCGACGATTCGCACGTTGCTACCGGTGATCCGGCGACTGATCCTGGTCTCACGCGTCGACCGTGTGCTCGATCAGCTATCCGCGATGCTGAACCGGGAAACGGACTACGCGAACGAGCGCAAGAACATCGCGCGCATGCACCAGGTCTTCGACGGCATGCCCAACGTGGTGATCCCTGAGGTGGTGGACGAGCTAAGCGCAGCCAGCGTGCTGACCATGAGCTTTGAAGTCGGCTCGAAGATCACGGACTTGAAGGCCTACGAGAGCATGCAGCTCGAGCCCAAGGCGGTGGCCTCGCTGCTGGTCGAGTGCTACTTCCGTATGCTATTTACCGCGCGGATATTTCACGCGGATCCTCATCCTGGCAACTTCCTGGTGCGGGTCCCTGAAGGTCAGGCGGCGCCGACGCTGGTGATCCTGGATCACGGCGCCGTGGAAGAGGTCACTGACGCGCTGGCCCAAGGCATGCAAACGGTGGTGCTCGGCGCGCTCACCCGCAGCGACGACCAGATCATCGATGGTCTGGAGAAGATGGGTTTCGTCGCTCCTGGCGGAGATCGCGAGCTGCTCGCCGGCGTCGCGAAGGAGTACCTGAAGGTGCTCGCCAACGTGCAAATCGACGACTTCTCGAAGCTCGATCGGGACACCGTGGAGAAGCTCGCTGGCTTCGACCAGACCCGCGGTCGCTTGCGGGAGATCATGCGCAACATCGAGTACCCAGAGGGCTACTTCTACGTGGAACGTACGCTGGTCCTGCTGTTCGGCTTGGTGGGGCAACTCGCACCAAAGGAGGGGTTGCCGGGTTTGATCGCGCCTTTCGCGTCTCAAGCCTTCCTTGCCATGGCGACCACGACGCCCCAGGCTTAA
- a CDS encoding Hpt domain-containing protein has translation MGTPSLNPVDHSTPSVVLDELLEQVMGDREMLQILVRLFLDDLPGRVSELEQAIGSRDPERVRRAAHPIKGACAQLGAEPARQALSAIEEAGKRREIEQAEALAPAGYAELQRLAATLGTAVTAEGRA, from the coding sequence ATGGGCACTCCCAGTCTCAATCCCGTGGACCACTCCACGCCGTCCGTCGTGCTCGACGAGCTGCTGGAGCAGGTCATGGGCGATAGGGAAATGTTGCAGATCTTGGTCCGGCTGTTCCTGGACGACTTGCCGGGGCGCGTGAGTGAACTGGAACAGGCGATTGGTTCTCGGGATCCGGAACGCGTGCGCCGGGCGGCTCATCCCATCAAGGGCGCCTGCGCCCAGCTGGGAGCGGAGCCGGCGCGTCAGGCGCTGAGCGCCATCGAAGAAGCCGGCAAGCGCCGTGAGATCGAACAGGCTGAAGCGCTCGCGCCCGCGGGCTATGCCGAGCTCCAACGACTAGCCGCCACCTTGGGGACCGCCGTGACTGCCGAGGGACGAGCATGA
- a CDS encoding diguanylate cyclase, protein MKVLLADDDPVTRTMLGAWLRNWGYQVLMATNGREAIAALESDPELRLAIIDWEMPEVDGPEVCRHVRSRKSDEYVYLMLITARNGSEDVVTGLEAGADDYLTKPCNRHELNVRLRVGRRIIELQQALVAAREALRVEAMHDGMTGLLNRTAFLERMKGELSRSEREGLPLGVLMIDLDHFKQINDTNGHGAGDAVLKEVAKRVSGVLRSYDAVGRLGGEEFGVLLPQCSTEQSRLLAVRVLNAIRSEPIIAGKTTLSVTASIGACSTEQTVDRIPEALLAAADSALYRAKREGRNRVQIVIGTDWPKLGATLRPASAGPLTRSSPVRLTGT, encoded by the coding sequence ATGAAGGTCTTACTCGCCGACGACGATCCGGTCACCCGCACCATGCTCGGCGCGTGGCTCCGCAACTGGGGCTACCAGGTCTTGATGGCAACCAACGGGCGCGAAGCCATCGCAGCTTTGGAGAGTGACCCAGAGCTCCGCCTGGCGATCATCGACTGGGAAATGCCTGAGGTCGACGGGCCCGAAGTGTGCCGCCACGTGCGCTCGCGCAAGAGCGACGAATACGTCTACCTGATGCTTATTACCGCGCGGAATGGCTCTGAGGACGTGGTTACGGGCCTGGAAGCGGGCGCCGACGACTACCTCACCAAGCCGTGCAACCGCCACGAACTCAATGTGCGGCTGCGTGTCGGTCGGCGCATCATCGAGCTTCAACAAGCGCTGGTCGCGGCGCGCGAGGCGCTGCGGGTCGAGGCCATGCACGATGGCATGACCGGCCTCCTGAACCGGACCGCGTTCCTGGAGCGCATGAAAGGCGAGCTGTCCCGCAGCGAGCGCGAAGGGCTGCCCCTGGGCGTGCTGATGATCGATCTCGATCACTTCAAGCAGATCAACGACACCAATGGTCACGGCGCCGGGGACGCGGTGCTCAAAGAAGTCGCGAAGCGCGTGAGCGGTGTGCTGCGCAGCTATGACGCCGTTGGGCGCCTCGGTGGTGAGGAGTTCGGGGTGCTGTTACCCCAGTGCAGCACCGAACAATCGAGACTCTTGGCCGTGCGGGTGCTCAACGCGATTCGTTCCGAACCCATCATCGCCGGCAAGACCACGCTGAGCGTCACCGCGAGCATCGGGGCGTGTTCCACGGAGCAGACGGTTGATCGCATCCCCGAGGCATTGCTTGCGGCCGCAGACTCCGCCCTCTATCGCGCGAAACGCGAAGGTCGCAACCGCGTCCAGATCGTGATTGGGACCGACTGGCCCAAGCTCGGAGCCACCCTGCGCCCCGCAAGCGCTGGCCCGCTCACCCGCAGTTCACCCGTGAGACTCACCGGCACCTGA